A genomic window from Anthocerotibacter panamensis C109 includes:
- a CDS encoding SMP-30/gluconolactonase/LRE family protein, with protein sequence MSSAMKGVLLVLAVTLSSWSTGYAQVTQDAPAGRPEAIIDLATPEGSGLVKGQWRYSDTKIIEVERDRKPTEPVSHTYDLTPQAGVKGFDDHLWEVIPSNTLDQRRGHGRLSFNWYRLNLTIPEKIGNFDPTGATVILEVVVDDYAEVWVDGNLPQVLGQTGGPLIKGFNAPNRIVVGRQVKPGQQIQLAIFGGNGPLSKPPRNFIWIRSATLDFYKPTQLAPPPVDLQVQRLDPTLDAILPRDAKLEKLAGGFQFTEGPVWVPEGYLLFSDPNQNTIYRWSPDGQVAVFRTKSGYSGFDIGAYGQPGSNGLTLDSESRLTINEHGRHRVTRLEKNGVVTVLADRYQGKRLNSPNDLVYRSNGDLYFTDPPFGLPKFDDDPRKELPYSGIFGILQGQLKLLSTDLKGPNGLAFSPDERYLYVDNWDKKKKVVMRYEVQTDGTLAHGTVFFDMTQAPGEDALDGLKVDQAGNVYVSGPGGLWILSPEGKHLGTLDGPEHPHNFAWGDEDGKTLYWTARTGLYRLRLNIPGIRPGGKPQAS encoded by the coding sequence ATGAGTAGCGCGATGAAAGGCGTACTTTTGGTACTGGCCGTCACCCTCTCTAGCTGGAGCACAGGGTATGCGCAGGTGACCCAGGATGCCCCCGCCGGTCGTCCTGAGGCCATCATTGATCTGGCTACCCCAGAGGGCAGTGGGCTGGTCAAGGGCCAATGGCGCTACAGCGACACCAAAATTATTGAGGTGGAACGCGACCGTAAACCCACAGAACCCGTCAGCCACACCTATGACCTCACCCCCCAAGCTGGGGTTAAGGGCTTTGACGACCACCTTTGGGAAGTGATCCCAAGCAACACCCTGGACCAGCGTCGGGGTCATGGCAGGCTCAGTTTTAATTGGTATCGGCTCAACCTCACCATCCCCGAAAAGATTGGAAACTTCGACCCTACCGGGGCGACTGTCATTCTGGAAGTGGTGGTTGATGACTATGCCGAGGTCTGGGTAGACGGGAACTTGCCTCAGGTCCTCGGTCAAACGGGCGGTCCTCTGATCAAGGGCTTCAATGCCCCTAACCGAATCGTGGTAGGGCGTCAGGTCAAACCGGGTCAACAGATTCAACTGGCTATTTTCGGAGGCAACGGCCCCCTCTCGAAACCACCCCGTAATTTTATCTGGATACGTTCGGCTACCCTGGATTTTTATAAACCCACCCAACTGGCACCTCCACCCGTAGACCTCCAGGTACAGCGGCTGGACCCGACCCTGGATGCGATCTTACCTAGGGATGCCAAGCTGGAAAAATTGGCTGGGGGCTTTCAGTTCACCGAAGGACCCGTGTGGGTACCTGAGGGCTACCTCCTTTTTAGTGACCCAAACCAAAACACGATCTACCGCTGGTCTCCTGACGGTCAAGTTGCGGTTTTTCGGACCAAGAGTGGCTATAGCGGATTTGATATTGGCGCGTATGGACAGCCTGGATCCAATGGCCTGACCCTAGACTCGGAAAGTCGGCTGACCATCAATGAACATGGTCGCCACCGTGTCACCCGCCTCGAAAAAAATGGGGTGGTTACGGTTCTAGCTGACCGCTATCAAGGCAAACGCCTGAACAGCCCGAATGACCTAGTTTACCGGAGCAATGGCGACCTCTACTTCACGGACCCACCCTTTGGTCTGCCCAAGTTTGACGATGACCCGCGCAAAGAACTGCCCTACAGCGGTATTTTCGGCATCCTCCAAGGGCAACTCAAGCTCCTGAGCACCGACCTCAAGGGACCGAATGGTCTTGCGTTCTCTCCTGACGAACGCTATCTCTACGTGGACAACTGGGACAAGAAAAAGAAAGTGGTAATGCGCTATGAAGTGCAAACCGACGGCACTCTGGCCCACGGTACGGTCTTCTTTGATATGACCCAGGCTCCCGGTGAAGATGCGCTGGATGGCCTCAAGGTAGACCAGGCGGGTAACGTCTACGTCTCTGGGCCGGGGGGCCTATGGATTTTATCCCCCGAAGGTAAACACCTCGGCACCCTGGATGGCCCTGAGCATCCCCATAACTTTGCTTGGGGGGACGAAGACGGCAAGACCCTCTACTGGACAGCCCGCACCGGGCTCTATCGGCTCCGCCTGAATATTCCTGGGATTCGACCGGGAGGGAAACCGCAAGCTTCATAA
- a CDS encoding spondin domain-containing protein: MLTKFRALIVGFLACTVSALPAIAQTTFTVRIENLANPDGQVAKDGTKWPFALSPGAWVVSKGKNPLFTPGKRAGKAGLETQAEDGNPRVLAQAVQAKKLLGGYFNTPVGTDKPDAIGPGGSYEFTVKASRGSKLFYTQMFGQSNDLFYGTAKGIPLFDAQGKPKSGNVTTYVQLWDAGTEVNQEPGVGPDQAPRQKDFNTGKTEKKSVGIVRDAFTYPTTSTVLRVTITPQG, translated from the coding sequence ATGCTGACAAAGTTTCGTGCCCTTATTGTTGGCTTCCTCGCTTGTACCGTGAGTGCTCTACCTGCCATCGCACAAACTACCTTCACCGTTCGTATTGAGAATCTCGCCAATCCCGATGGGCAAGTGGCTAAAGATGGAACCAAGTGGCCCTTTGCTCTTTCCCCTGGAGCCTGGGTAGTATCAAAGGGTAAAAATCCACTTTTTACTCCCGGTAAGCGAGCCGGAAAAGCTGGGCTGGAAACCCAAGCTGAGGACGGCAATCCCCGCGTCTTGGCTCAAGCGGTGCAGGCCAAAAAGTTACTAGGTGGCTATTTCAATACCCCGGTGGGAACTGACAAGCCAGATGCCATCGGGCCAGGTGGGAGTTATGAATTTACAGTCAAGGCTAGTCGTGGTAGCAAACTCTTCTATACCCAGATGTTTGGGCAATCCAATGACCTATTCTATGGGACAGCCAAGGGTATTCCCCTCTTTGATGCCCAAGGTAAACCTAAGAGCGGTAATGTTACCACCTACGTCCAACTCTGGGATGCGGGCACCGAGGTCAACCAAGAGCCGGGGGTTGGTCCTGATCAAGCTCCGCGCCAAAAGGATTTCAATACGGGCAAGACCGAGAAAAAGTCCGTGGGTATAGTGCGCGATGCCTTTACTTATCCAACCACCTCAACCGTCTTGCGCGTGACGATTACTCCTCAAGGCTAG
- a CDS encoding heme-binding protein, translating into MKSSLFTVAVALLLGCLPLEAQVVNQKTLTLVGAKQVIAAAQAAARAKSAPGAVIAVVDEGGNLMALERLDNTFAAGALISIGKARTAALFKRPTAFFEEVIKKGRTAMVALSDFTPLQGGVPIEVDGQIVGAVGVSGAASAQQDEELALAGAKGLGRVATAPAVVYFPGQRVADAFSKGEVLLGDMPDRNYMIHASRREKPGVAEIHTLDTDVIYVVEGTATFVTGGSATAVQTIAPNELRGTEIQSGTTRQITKGDVIVVPNGVPHWFQEVSGSLLYYVVKVRQEGL; encoded by the coding sequence ATGAAATCATCGCTGTTCACGGTGGCGGTAGCCCTGCTACTCGGATGCCTGCCACTTGAGGCCCAAGTGGTCAATCAGAAAACCCTTACCCTAGTGGGGGCCAAGCAGGTCATTGCCGCAGCTCAGGCCGCAGCTCGCGCCAAAAGTGCTCCTGGAGCAGTGATTGCAGTCGTGGATGAGGGTGGCAACCTCATGGCCCTAGAACGCCTTGACAATACCTTTGCTGCCGGAGCCCTTATCTCCATCGGCAAAGCCCGCACCGCTGCCCTCTTCAAGCGCCCCACAGCCTTTTTTGAAGAGGTGATTAAAAAAGGCCGCACCGCTATGGTGGCGCTGTCAGACTTTACGCCGCTCCAAGGGGGTGTTCCCATCGAGGTAGATGGTCAGATCGTTGGGGCAGTCGGAGTCAGTGGGGCGGCGAGTGCCCAGCAGGATGAGGAATTAGCCCTAGCGGGAGCCAAGGGGTTGGGTAGGGTGGCGACCGCTCCAGCAGTGGTCTATTTCCCAGGACAACGCGTGGCAGATGCCTTTAGTAAGGGGGAGGTGTTGCTCGGCGATATGCCTGACCGCAACTACATGATCCATGCCAGCCGTCGGGAAAAACCGGGGGTAGCGGAGATTCATACCCTAGACACCGATGTCATCTATGTAGTGGAAGGGACGGCTACCTTCGTAACCGGCGGAAGCGCTACTGCGGTCCAAACCATTGCCCCCAACGAGCTGCGCGGCACCGAGATACAAAGCGGCACAACCCGTCAGATTACCAAGGGCGATGTAATAGTCGTTCCTAACGGCGTACCCCACTGGTTCCAAGAAGTGTCTGGTTCCCTGTTGTACTACGTGGTCAAAGTCCGTCAGGAGGGTCTATGA
- a CDS encoding response regulator transcription factor: MTNQIFLVEDDLKLARLIELELTSEGYGVTVLYDGVAGLTAMRESKPDLLIMDWGIPGITGIEICRRLRATGNQLPIILLTGRDQVQDRVMGLDAGADDYVTKPFSIEELLARVRARLRSAQSQDEVSFEDVRLNRQTREAYRGERPLELTLKEFDLLEYLLSHPRQVLTRDAILERIWGFDFIGDSNVIEVHMRNLRLKLEKQQEKRLIQTVRGIGYALRGRHPG; this comes from the coding sequence ATGACTAACCAAATTTTTTTGGTGGAAGATGACCTGAAACTGGCTCGCTTGATTGAATTGGAGTTGACCAGTGAAGGCTATGGGGTGACTGTGCTCTACGATGGGGTCGCAGGACTTACGGCGATGCGCGAATCAAAACCAGACCTTTTGATCATGGACTGGGGGATACCGGGGATCACAGGGATTGAGATTTGTCGCCGCCTCCGGGCTACGGGCAATCAGTTACCGATCATTTTATTGACCGGTCGGGACCAAGTACAGGACCGGGTGATGGGCTTGGATGCCGGAGCTGATGACTATGTGACTAAGCCCTTCAGTATTGAAGAACTACTCGCCCGTGTCCGGGCCAGATTGCGTTCGGCTCAATCCCAGGATGAAGTTAGCTTTGAAGACGTGCGGCTCAACCGCCAAACAAGAGAAGCCTATCGCGGTGAACGTCCTCTAGAATTAACCCTAAAAGAGTTTGATCTGCTTGAATATCTACTCTCTCATCCGCGACAGGTGCTCACCCGAGATGCGATTCTGGAGCGTATTTGGGGTTTTGACTTTATCGGGGATTCCAATGTTATCGAGGTCCATATGCGCAACCTCAGGCTCAAGTTAGAGAAGCAGCAGGAGAAGCGCTTGATCCAAACCGTGCGTGGGATT